A single region of the Salvia miltiorrhiza cultivar Shanhuang (shh) chromosome 8, IMPLAD_Smil_shh, whole genome shotgun sequence genome encodes:
- the LOC131000807 gene encoding TPR repeat-containing protein ZIP4, which yields MRISEISPIQDHRRASATTAEAVDTDSDHSTVLSKIESTIKLLERHTPAHPLPDSYASEIRLPVAQLSQLAPLPNSAKLLVWKLSYRLWNACVDLSNASSRKISEELAKLRQVAAEMLLVTDDVAGIPSPAFKAALFFYKTGLVWYDLRKFDLANTCFEKATDLVSNIEINSVSDDDERKLLLDLNLARSRASWEVSDRNLAIALLNRSKSVLFGVSRNYNALAHQYLSFGKTLLSTSEVSTVNEALKLMNDALELCEKGLRVVKRTEDTLSLKELRLKTLRFIAAAHLQSDEFESVLKCVKVLREVGSGGDHHPSLSVLAMKAWLGLGRFSEAEKELKGMVLNKGIPECVWVSAVESYFLAAGAAGAETVKAVFLGLLQRCHVSAGAAIRVINRVVGNGLCKGEGMKVRAKVVGELVSDERMVALFDREGAVTERTTMHALLWNCGTEHFRSKDYVLSAEMFEKSMLYVPHGIENRNLRAKGYRVLCLCHLGLLQLDRAEEYIDEAEKLEPNIASSFLKFKIFLQKNDHSSAIAQMQAMPSCLDFTTDFISLSAHEALACRSLPVAVASLSQLLNFYYSGKAMPINEVVVFRTLITILSQEPANDTDVLKHMKRAHIRQSEVGADLFFGKSEVGRREKNWLAANAWNLGVRTGQEKNYELSAEFFKVASEFYKIVGDGETEGNEEMVCKSIILAVSAIIADEKHHKGTLQESEITQAIELLGRAGKILTSSSSSIKKNDDQIAAIEPHFFFVYTWSASDLYSRLSDTGSQQLQLVKNFASSKCCNPKHLVQIGLEASQGPRSNPEVAVFAFKASLAALLASPSPDYQTVALVLRNLISVGSIHKGEPDDESIMEMYKQAYRIMVGLKEGKYPSEEAKWLAMTAWNRAALPVKLGQVETAKKWMSMGLELAAKVPGMHMYRSCMEEYLGGFEKKLNGQDHDQSRTPALS from the exons ATGAGGATCTCCGAGATCTCCCCCATACAAGATCACCGCCGAGCCTCCGCCACGACCGCCGAAGCCGTCGATACCGACTCCGACCACTCAACCGTGCTCTCGAAGATCGAGTCCACAATCAAATTACTCGAGCGTCACACCCCAGCGCATCCTTTGCCGGATTCATACGCCTCCGAGATCCGACTGCCCGTCGCTCAGCTGAGTCAACTCGCTCCTCTGCCCAATTCCGCCAAGCTTCTCGTTTGGAAACTAAGCTACCGCCTCTGGAACGCGTGCGTCGACCTCTCCAATGCCTCCAGCCGGAAGATCTCCGAGGAGCTTGCCAAGCTCCGGCAAGTCGCGGCTGAGATGCTACTCGTCACCGACGATGTGGCGGGGATTCCTTCTCCGGCGTTCAAAGCGGCGCTGTTCTTCTACAAAACCGGTTTGGTCTGGTATGATCTGAGGAAATTTGATTTAGCTAACACTTGCTTCGAGAAAGCCACCGACCTCGTATCCAATATTGAAATTAACTCAGTTTCCGATGACGACGAGCGGAAATTGCTCTTAGATCTTAACCTTGCCCGATCTCGAGCTTCCTGGGAAGTTTCAGATCGAAATTTGGCTATTGCATTGTTAAACAGGTCCAAAAGTGTCCTGTTTGGAGTTTCGAGGAATTATAACGCCCTAGCTCATCAGTACTTAAGTTTTGGAAAGACTTTGCTATCGACGAGTGAAGTCTCCACTGTAAATGAGGCGTTGAAGTTGATGAATGATGCACTGGAGCTGTGTGAGAAGGGGCTGAGAGTGGTAAAACGGACTGAGGATACGTTGAGTTTGAAGGAGCTGAGGTTGAAGACTTTGCGATTCATCGCCGCCGCTCATCTGCAGAGCGATGAATTCGAGAGTGTCTTGAAATGCGTGAAGGTCTTGAGGGAGGTCGGGAGTGGCGGGGACCACCATCCTAGCTTGAGCGTATTGGCAATGAAGGCGTGGTTAGGGTTGGGGAGGTTTTCGGAGGCGGAGAAGGAGTTGAAAGGCATGGTGCTGAACAAGGGGATACCTGAGTGTGTGTGGGTATCAGCTGTGGAATCGTACTTCCTCGCCGCGGGTGCAGCAGGTGCCGAGACTGTCAAGGCAGTGTTTCTGGGCCTGTTGCAGCGGTGTCATGTTAGTGCCGGTGCAGCTATTAGGGTTATCAATAGGGTGGTTGGGAATGGATTGTGCAAAGGTGAAGGAATGAAGGTGAGAGCCAAAGTTGTGGGTGAGTTGGTTTCAGATGAGAGGATGGTGGCTTTGTTTGACAGAGAAGGTGCTGTTACAGAGAGGACAACCATGCATGCTCTTCTTTGGAACTG TGGCACTGAGCATTTCCGATCAAAAGATTATGTGCTTAGTGCTGAGATGTTCGAGAAATCCATGTTATATGTTCCTCATGGAATAGAGAACAGAAATCTAAGAGCTAAGGGATATCGCGTTCTGTGCCTGTGCCACCTAGGCCTCTTGCAACTGGATAGAGCTGAAGAATATATAGATGAGGCTGAGAAG TTGGAACCAAATATAGCAAGTTCCTTCCTAAAG TTTAAGATTTTCTTGCAAAAGAACGACCACAGCAGCGCCATTGCTCAGATGCAAGCAATGCCTAGCTGCCTTGACTTCACCACTGATTTCATCTCCCTCTCAGCACATGAAGCTCTTGCGTGCCGTTCCCTTCCTGTTGCCGTTGCCTCCCTATCCCAACTCTTGAATTTTTACTACTCAGGAAAAGCAATGCCAATCAATGAGGTTGTAGTATTCCGCACCTTGATCACAATCTTGAGTCAGGAGCCAGCTAATGACACCGACGTCCTCAAACACATGAAACGAGCTCATATCCGGCAATCCGAGGTTGGAGCTGACCTCTTCTTCGGAAAATCTGAGGTTGGAAGACGAGAGAAGAACTGGCTAGCTGCCAATGCTTGGAACCTTGGAGTAAGAACTGGGCAGGAGAAAAACTATGAGCTATCTGCAGAGTTCTTCAAAGTGGCATCAGAATTCTACAAAATTGTAGGTGATGGAGAAACAGAGGGAAACGAGGAGATGGTTTGTAAATCAATAATACTAGCTGTATCTGCCATTATTGCTGATGAAAAGCATCACAAAGGTACATTGCAGGAAAGCGAAATCACACAAGCAATCGAGCTGCTAGGCAGGGCAGGAAAG ATTCTAACATCAAGCTCGAGCAGCATCAAGAAAAATGACGATCAGATTGCGGCCATCGAGCCTCACTTCTTCTTCGTATACACTTGGAGCGCCTCTGATCTGTACTCGAGGCTAAGCGACACAGGCAGCCAACAGCTACAACTGGTGAAAAACTTCGCCAGCTCCAAATGCTGCAACCCGAAACATCTGGTTCAGATCGGCCTTGAGGCGTCACAAGGGCCACGGTCGAACCCTGAAGTGGCAGTCTTCGCTTTCAAGGCGTCTCTGGCCGCCCTTCTTGCCTCCCCCTCACCGGATTACCAAACTGTTGCTCTGGTCCTCAGAAACCTGATAAGCGTTGGCAGCATCCACAAGGGAGAGCCGGACGACGAGTCCATAATGGAGATGTACAAGCAGGCGTACCGGATCATGGTTGGATTGAAGGAGGGGAAGTATCCGAGTGAAGAAGCGAAATGGCTAGCCATGACGGCGTGGAACCGGGCGGCTCTCCCGGTGAAGCTGGGGCAGGTGGAGACGGCGAAGAAGTGGATGAGTATGGGTTTGGAACTGGCAGCGAAGGTTCCCGGGATGCATATGTATAGATCATGTATGGAGGAGTATTTGGGAGGTTTTGAGAAGAAGCTTAATGGGCAAGACCATGATCAGAGCAGGACTCCAGCGCTATCGTAA
- the LOC131000808 gene encoding FRIGIDA-like protein 3 — protein sequence MEDNLSTATLIGSTASKIQQLQKAFAELESHRAVTLNVKWKQLEEHFHGLQKSLKRRFTELEEQEKDFDTKIVESKEMLEKRKTAVMSKEQASLQRLQEKRDAAVSAILTAMQKCEMPLSVDSGVSNGQNQIEAPVPDEKIPDALVIEGSMDVMKRSVESMNVEVKSYPELVNLCQEMNSEGLHKFISDNRKNLAALREEIPTALKAAADPASLILDSLKGFYGTDMPNIDAKKDSNLLGLRRTCIMLMECLCSLSINLDANTLSAIISENAKERAKFIAEDWQPKLDDLDADASNGNSLEAHAFLQLLATFGINSHFDQESLSKLIPMVSRRRQTAELCRFLGLSDKMPGVIDVLIKNGRHIDAVNLAFAFELTNQFPPISLLKSYLYEARKAPSAPKSGNLSPAASRQVDVKEKELTALKAVIKCIEDHKLEERFPVDPLQKQVLEIEKAKADKKRATEVAKPQSKRPRANGVGHAPRASANDKNFHGRYPQYIYERPYAYTGPTEHHVPSFLSAPTYNGNFFPNPYQYQTAYLH from the exons ATGGAAGACAACTTATCCACCGCCACTCTGATTGGCTCTACAGCCTCTAAGATACAACAACTTCAGAAAGCATTTGCAGAACTTGAAAGTCATCGAGCCGTCACTCTCAATGTGAAATGGAAGCAACTAGAAGAGCATTTTCATGGACTTCAGAAGTCTCTGAAGAGGCGTTTCACAGAACTGGAAGAACAAGAAAAAGACTTCGACACTAAAATAGTTGAATCCAAGGAGATGTTGGAGAAGCGTAAAACAGCTGTAATGTCGAAGGAGCAAGCATCACTTCAGAGACTTCAAGAGAAGCGGGATGCTGCTGTCTCAGCTATTTTAACTGCTATGCAAAAGTGTGAGATGCCTCTTTCTGTGGATTCAGGTGTTAGTAATGGCCAAAATCAAATTGAAGCACCTGTTCCGGATGAAAAGATACCTGACGCACTGGTAATTGAGGGTAGCATGGATGTGATGAAAAGGTCTGTTGAAAGCATGAATGTGGAGGTTAAGTCTTACCCAGAGCTAGTAAACTTGTGCCAAGAGATGAATTCAGAAGGCCTACACAAATTTATATCAGACAACCGCAAGAACCTGGCTGCTTTAAGGGAGGAAATTCCAACCGCACTCAAggctgctgctgaccctgcctCTCTGATTCTGGACTCTCTGAAAGGTTTCTATGGCACGGACATGCCAAACATAGATGCTAAAAAAGATTCAAATCTATTGGGCCTTCGCCGCACTTGTATCATGCTGATGGAGTGCCTTTGCAGTTTGTCCATAAATCTGGATGCAAACACCCTCTCTGCTATTATCTCAGAAAATGCTAAAGAAAGAGCAAAATTTATAGCTGAAGATTGGCAACCGAAGTTGGATGATCTCGATGCTGATGCCAGCAATGGAAATTCGTTAGAAGCACATGCATTCCTACAACTTCTTGCTACTTTTGGCATTAATTCACATTTTGATCAGGAGAGCTTGTCCAAGTTAATACCCATGGTTTCTCGCCGTCGTCAGACAGCTGAGTTATGCCGTTTTCTCGGACTGTCAGACAAAATGCcag GTGTGATAGATGTGCTGATAAAGAATGGAAGGCATATTGATGCTGTGAATTTGGCTTTTGCTTTTGAGCTCACTAATCAGTTTCCACCTATTTCACTACTTAAATCGTACTTGTATGAGGCCAGAAAAGCTCCATCAGCTCCCAAATCTGGAAATCTGTCGCCTGCTGCTTCTCGACAG GTTGATGTCAAGGAGAAAGAGCTGACTGCACTCAAAGCCGTAATCAAGTGCATTGAAGATCACAAGCTCGAGGAGCGATTCCCCGTGGATCCACTCCAGAAGCAAGTCCTCGAGATTGAGAAAGCTAAGGCGGACAAGAAACGTGCAACGGAAGTCGCCAAACCACAATCCAAAAGACCTCGCGCCAATGGTGTTGGGCATGCACCTCGTGCTTCTGCTAATGACAAGAACTTCCACGGTAGGTATCCGCAATATATCTATGAACGACCTTATGCTTACACCGGACCAACCGAGCACCACGTTCCTTCGTTTCTGAGTGCTCCCACGTATAATGGAAACTTCTTCCCAAACCCCTACCAGTACCAAACTGCATACCTGCACTAA
- the LOC131000809 gene encoding probably inactive leucine-rich repeat receptor-like protein kinase At5g48380: MAVVSMRILLGSGAPSAFIRIFVWLLLTESFGLFAQNDVDCLRAIKSSLEDPLGNLGSWDFSNNSRTSICKFTGIECWHEDDNKILNIRLPDMGLKGDFPQGIAGCKALTGLDLSRNSIRGSIPNDISKLIGFVTSLDLSSNQLSGEIPVNLGNCSFLNILRLDSNQLTGQIPLELGALSRLKTFSVANNRLSGQVPTFANASIPAENYANNPGLCGGPLPRCSGKSKANHTPIIIAAAVGGLTIAALGFVIGMFFLRRVSRKKKEDDPLGNKWARSIKGAKRFKLSMFENTVTKMNLGDLMKATNNFSNENIIGSRRTGTTYKATLEGGTSFMVKRLQDTQHSEKEFMSEMATLGNIKHRNLVPLLGFCVAKKERLLVYTYMPNGALHDKIHTGDDGKVMDWPLRLKVGIRAAKGFAWLHHSCNPRIIHRNISSKCILLDADYEPKISDFGLARLMNPVDTHLSTFVNGEFGDLGYVAPEYARTLVATPKGDVYSFGVVLLELVTGERPTHVAKAPESFKGSLVEWISELSDASKLHDAIDTSLVGKGHDSELFQFLKVACSCVLPGHKERPTMFEVYQLLRAIGQRYDFTTDDDLLMLQDPAAAAAADNVVELIVARDK, encoded by the exons ATGGCTGTTGTATCAATGAGAATCTTATTAGGCTCTGGAGCCCCCTCAGCTTTCATCAGAATTTTTGTTTGGTTGCTCCTAACTGAATCATTTGGCTTGTTTGCTCAAAATGATGTTGACTGCCTCAGAGCAATCAAAAGTTCCTTGGAAGACCCGTTGGGCAACTTAGGCTCATGGGATTTTAGCAACAACAGTCGAACATCTATCTGTAAGTTTACTGGGATCGAATGCTGGCACGAGGATGACAACAAGATATTGAATATCAGATTGCCAGACATGGGCCTTAAGGGTGATTTTCCTCAAGGTATTGCCGGTTGCAAGGCCCTGACGGGCCTAGATCTTTCCAGAAACAGTATCAGAGGAAGCATCCCAAATGATATCTCAAAGCTAATTGGTTTTGTCACTAGCCTTGATCTTTCGTCAAACCAGTTGTCCGGAGAGATTCCTGTGAATCTTGGGAATTGCTCGTTCCTAAACATCCTGAGACTCGACAGCAACCAGTTGACTGGTCAAATCCCTCTTGAGCTCGGTGCACTCAGCCGGCTCAAGACATTTAGCGTGGCAAATAATCGATTGAGCGGACAAGTTCCCACATTTGCAAATGCTTCTATCCCAGCAGAAAACTACGCAAATAATCCTGGGCTATGTGGTGGTCCTTTGCCTCGTTGTAGTGGCAAGTCGAAGGCTAACCATACTCCTATCATTATTGCGGCGGCCGTTGGTGGGTTGACCATTGCAGCTTTGGGTTTCGTGATTGGTATGTTCTTTTTGCGCAGAGTTTCTAGAAAAAAGAAGGAAGACGACCCTCTGGGCAACAAATGGGCGAGGAGTATCAAGGGCGCAAAACGCTTCAAG CTTTCGATGTTTGAGAATACAGTTACAAAAATGAATCTAGGCGATCTTATGAAGGCCACAAACAACTTCAGCAATGAGAATATAATTGGGTCGAGGCGAACTGGGACAACGTACAAGGCAACACTTGAAGGTGGGACATCTTTTATGGTAAAGAGATTGCAGGACACTCAACATTCGGAGAAAGAATTCATGTCCGAGATGGCTACTTTAGGAAATATAAAACACCGCAACTTGGTTCCTCTTCTAGGTTTTTGTGTAGCTAAGAAGGAGCGCCTCTTAGTTTATacatacatgcctaatggagcTCTACACGATAAAATACACACGGGCGATGATGGTAAAGTTATGGACTGGCCTCTGCGGCTGAAAGTTGGGATCAGGGCAGCAAAAGGGTTCGCGTGGCTTCACCACAGTTGCAATCCACGTATCATCCATAGAAATATCAGTTCGAAATGCATTTTGTTGGATGCAGATTACGAACCAAAAATATCCGATTTCGGACTTGCGAGGCTCATGAATCCGGTTGATACTCATTTGAGCACTTTTGTGAATGGTGAATTCGGGGACTTGGGTTATGTTGCACCTGAATATGCTCGAACACTGGTGGCCACGCCAAAAGGGGATGTCTACAGTTTTGGCGTCGTTCTTCTGGAGCTGGTGACAGGCGAGAGACCTACACATGTAGCTAAAGCACCGGAAAGCTTCAAGGGAAGCCTAGTGGAGTGGATATCGGAGCTCTCGGACGCCTCCAAGCTTCACGATGCAATTGACACGTCCTTGGTCGGGAAAGGCCACGACAGCGAGCTGTTCCAGTTTCTGAAGGTTGCTTGTAGTTGTGTGCTGCCGGGGCACAAGGAGCGGCCCACCATGTTTGAGGTGTACCAGCTCCTCAGAGCTATTGGGCAGCGCTATGATTTCACTACAGATGATGATTTGTTGATGCTGCAAGATCCAGCAGCGGCGGCTGCTGCTGACAACGTCGTTGAACTCATTGTTGCTCGAGACAAGTAG
- the LOC131000811 gene encoding nudix hydrolase 19, chloroplastic, which translates to MLLIPSSSITTFFSRTLLNPNSRTLLRTMASNSHAFAGNPIRTKTPKPTDPVSPQSAIQTLKTLLISGQTGPFSPDFRILPFRKGRPLAGWTTEGLKWHLGWLSLGECKVYLENSEAARLGDDAFVYLGCRNENGDDDVVYWAVDVSEVSELVNELGARHFCFVELRTLMVATDWADSTAMGYLAIAGHARALLEWHNTARFCGYCGCGTVSAEAGRRKQCSNELCKKRIYPRVDPVVIMLVIDKDNDCVLLSRQSRFVPRMWSCLAGFIEPGESLEEAVRRETWEETGIEVGEVVYHSSQPWPVGAGSMPCQLMVGFFAYARTLEINVDKEELEDAQWHSREDVKKALTFAEYKKAQLTAAAKVEQMCKGVEKGQNLSADFNVESGELATMFIPGPFAIAHHLILSWVNQVPVDGVGPQKQAAGSISSL; encoded by the exons ATGCTCTTAATTCCGTCATCCTCAATCACAACCTTCTTCTCCAGAACGCTACTCAATCCCAATTCCCGCACCCTCCTCCGCACAATGGCCTCCAATTCCCACGCCTTCGCCGGTAACCCCATACGAACCAAAACCCCCAAACCGACCGACCCCGTCTCTCCCCAATCCGCGATCCAAACCCTCAAAACCCTCCTGATTTCGGGTCAAACCGGCCCCTTCTCGCCCGATTTCAGAATCCTGCCGTTCAGGAAGGGCAGGCCGCTGGCCGGGTGGACGACGGAGGGGCTCAAGTGGCATCTCGGGTGGCTGAGCCTGGGCGAGTGCAAGGTCTACTTGGAGAATTCCGAAGCGGCTCGGCTCGGCGACGACGCGTTCGTCTACTTGGGGTGTAGGAATGAGAATGGGGATGATGATGTGGTGTATTGGGCTGTGGATGTGTCGGAGGTGAGTGAGCTGGTTAATGAGCTGGGAGCGAGACATTTTTGCTTTGTGGAGTTGAGGACTCTTATGGTCGCCACTGATTGGGCTGATTCCACTGCCATGGGTTACCTTGCTATAGCAGGGCAT GCCCGAGCTTTGCTTGAATGGCACAACACAGCACGCTTTTGTGGATATTGTGGATGTGGAACAGTTTCTGCGGAGGCTGGGAGACGGAAACAGTGCTCAAACGAATTATGCAAAAAGAGGATTTATCCTCGTGTAGATCCA GTAGTTATAATGTTAGTGATAGATAAAGACAATGATTGCGTCTTGTTAAGTAGGCAGTCAAGATTTGTCCCACGCATGTGGAGTTGTCTTGCTGGCTTTATAGAG CCAGGAGAAAGCTTAGAAGAGGCAGTAAGGAGAGAAACATGGGAGGAGACTGGCATTGAAGTTGGTGAAGTTGTCTATCACAGTTCTCAGCCATGGCCTG TTGGAGCCGGCAGCATGCCATGCCAACTAATGGTTGGTTTCTTTGCGTATGCTAGAACACTCGAGATCAATGTGGATAAGGAAGAGCTAGAAG ATGCTCAATGGCATAGTAGAGAAGATGTGAAGAAAGCTCTCACTTTTGCTGAATACAAAAAGGCACAGTTGACAGCAGCAGCTAAAGTAGAGCAAATGTGCAAAGGGGTGGAAAAAGGGCAGAACTTATCTGCAGATTTCAACGTCGAAAGTGGGGAACTTGCTACTATGTTTATACCTGGGCCTTTTGCGATTGCTCATCATTTAATCTTATCTTGGGTAAATCAAGTTCCGGTTGATGGTGTTGGGCCTCAGAAACAAGCTGCTGGTTCAATATCGAGTCTATAA